A region from the Candidatus Methanoperedens sp. genome encodes:
- a CDS encoding PIN domain-containing protein, giving the protein MLYLCEKHRKSGVHIRRIYLDTCAWCRPFDAPSSKRVLEESNAIPEILRRVDAGEFEIIDSSVLLAEISMIAPKLKEEAVLSFVKHVARRHAIVNDAVERLASDIMRACSIGALDALHLAIAIENKAELFITTDDVILNKTRCISKYKITVKNPCEV; this is encoded by the coding sequence ATGTTATATTTATGTGAAAAACATAGAAAAAGTGGTGTTCATATTAGGCGGATTTATTTAGATACATGTGCATGGTGCAGACCTTTTGATGCCCCTTCAAGTAAGCGTGTTCTGGAGGAGTCGAATGCAATTCCTGAGATCTTAAGAAGAGTTGATGCAGGTGAATTTGAAATCATAGACTCAAGCGTTTTACTCGCAGAAATATCCATGATTGCACCAAAACTAAAGGAAGAAGCCGTCCTGTCGTTTGTAAAACATGTTGCAAGAAGACATGCAATTGTTAATGATGCTGTCGAAAGATTAGCTTCAGATATCATGCGGGCATGTTCCATCGGGGCACTAGACGCATTGCATTTAGCCATTGCAATAGAAAACAAAGCTGAGCTATTTATAACAACAGATGATGTTATTTTAAATAAGACTAGATGCATATCTAAATATAAGATAACGGTTAAAAATCCATGCGAGGTCTGA
- a CDS encoding trypsin-like peptidase domain-containing protein codes for MTSFDDTVVAAVEKVIPSVVNISEVKLMRDAYLHVHPVPGVGSGFVIDEGGWILTNAHVVLGSQEIKVSLEDGRTFPGELRGIDTIMDLAVVHIETSNLPVPEMAMNNHLKIGQMAIAIGSPLGLVGGPTVTAGVVSALNRSIQTEATFMEGLIQTDAAINPGNSGGPLINSSGVVIGINSAIIPYAQGIGFAIPIQPAMWIAQQLREHGEIIRPWISMNAVDVNPKMVAYYKLSVEKGVMVTNVIPKSEADKSGLRIGDILVRMDDVEIDNVRDLIKVMNKRKVGDRVAMELFRGSEKISLKTVLEKAPSAMPKKR; via the coding sequence ATGACAAGTTTTGACGATACCGTTGTTGCGGCTGTGGAAAAGGTAATACCGAGCGTTGTGAACATCAGTGAAGTAAAGTTGATGAGAGATGCTTACCTGCATGTGCATCCTGTGCCAGGCGTTGGCTCGGGTTTTGTAATCGATGAAGGGGGATGGATACTGACCAATGCCCATGTGGTACTTGGCTCGCAGGAGATAAAAGTGTCGCTTGAGGATGGAAGGACATTTCCGGGAGAACTCAGGGGCATCGATACAATAATGGACCTTGCGGTTGTCCATATCGAGACCAGTAACCTGCCAGTGCCAGAGATGGCAATGAATAACCATCTCAAGATTGGGCAGATGGCAATCGCAATAGGCAGCCCGTTAGGTCTTGTCGGGGGCCCCACGGTCACGGCAGGTGTTGTGAGCGCGCTTAACAGGTCCATACAGACAGAAGCTACATTCATGGAAGGACTGATACAGACAGACGCTGCCATTAATCCCGGCAACAGCGGCGGGCCGCTTATTAACAGTTCAGGTGTCGTGATAGGAATCAACAGCGCTATCATACCCTATGCCCAGGGCATTGGGTTCGCCATCCCTATCCAGCCGGCCATGTGGATAGCGCAGCAGTTGCGGGAGCACGGCGAGATAATCAGGCCGTGGATAAGTATGAATGCGGTGGATGTCAATCCCAAAATGGTGGCATACTACAAACTTTCTGTTGAAAAAGGGGTAATGGTTACCAATGTGATACCAAAAAGCGAAGCTGACAAATCAGGCCTCCGGATAGGAGACATTCTGGTTCGGATGGATGATGTTGAAATCGACAATGTCAGGGACCTGATAAAAGTCATGAACAAACGCAAGGTGGGTGACAGGGTCGCGATGGAATTATTCAGGGGAAGTGAGAAGATATCGCTAAAAACCGTGCTTGAGAAGGCGCCCTCGGCAATGCCAAAGAAACGATAG
- a CDS encoding type II toxin-antitoxin system HicA family toxin codes for MTRLPSMTASDVIKKLKKCGFVFDRYAKGSHEIWYNPDTKRRVTVPNHPGSDIPKGTLRAIIKESGYSVEEFIRL; via the coding sequence ATGACAAGACTCCCTTCAATGACAGCCTCTGATGTCATTAAAAAGCTTAAGAAGTGTGGATTCGTTTTTGACAGATATGCAAAGGGTAGCCATGAAATCTGGTACAATCCAGATACAAAAAGAAGAGTCACAGTCCCCAATCATCCGGGTTCAGATATTCCAAAAGGGACTCTTAGGGCTATAATAAAAGAATCGGGTTATTCGGTTGAAGAGTTTATTCGATTGTAA
- a CDS encoding OsmC family protein, protein MEQDRWLYHNKLKWKGEKKADLKFVESRQEIEVATPPEFAGHKYIISPQDLFVSSANACFMTTLLGTLKGMEVELISYESEAEGILETVDNMKIFTKIIIRLKIKAKETEDKLRLILKHAEKRCLVMNSMKTQVIIEPEIEAV, encoded by the coding sequence ATGGAACAGGATAGATGGCTTTATCATAACAAACTGAAATGGAAAGGAGAGAAAAAGGCAGACCTCAAGTTCGTAGAGAGCAGGCAGGAAATAGAGGTTGCAACACCGCCTGAGTTCGCAGGTCATAAGTATATAATAAGTCCCCAGGACCTTTTCGTTTCCTCTGCAAACGCATGCTTCATGACAACGCTTCTTGGTACTCTCAAGGGCATGGAAGTGGAGCTAATATCGTATGAATCCGAAGCAGAGGGAATACTTGAGACCGTAGATAACATGAAGATATTCACAAAAATAATAATAAGACTAAAAATAAAAGCAAAAGAGACCGAAGATAAGCTCCGCTTAATCCTGAAACATGCAGAGAAACGATGTCTTGTCATGAACTCTATGAAGACGCAGGTAATAATAGAGCCAGAGATAGAGGCTGTATAA
- the ahbC gene encoding 12,18-didecarboxysiroheme deacetylase, translating into MIGISKLYCGTVEPSDALRYGRDSSKLPSHLLQFSKDKKPVVVWNMGRRCNLKCVHCYAQSRDIEYKNELTTQQGKDLIDDLAQFGAPVILFSGGEPLMRPDLPELALYARSKGMRAVISTNGTLIDKKVAKVLKEIGLSYVGVSLDGMRETNDKFRGMKGAFDLALEGMRNCLAEGIKVGLRFTINKKNVKDIPAIFDLLEKENIPRVCFYHLVYAGRGSKLVEQELSHEESRRTLDLIMDRTKALHDRGFPIEVLTVDNHADGPYVYFRLQKEDPKRAAEVFELLQMNKGNSTGIGIACVSWDGSVHADQFWRHYSFGNVKERKFSEIWMDTEDKLMAGLKNRKPLIKANADRCARCKWFDICNGNFRVRAEAIYGNVWADDPACYLTKGEIGYYETE; encoded by the coding sequence ATGATAGGTATTTCAAAGCTTTACTGCGGGACTGTCGAGCCCTCCGACGCTCTCAGATACGGGCGCGACTCAAGCAAGCTTCCCTCGCACTTATTGCAATTTTCAAAAGACAAAAAACCGGTTGTGGTATGGAACATGGGGAGGCGATGCAACCTCAAATGCGTCCACTGCTATGCACAGTCCCGCGATATCGAGTATAAGAACGAGCTTACCACGCAGCAGGGAAAAGACCTTATAGACGATCTGGCGCAATTCGGCGCACCGGTTATTCTTTTTTCAGGGGGTGAGCCCCTCATGCGTCCTGACCTTCCGGAACTTGCGTTGTACGCTCGATCAAAAGGAATGCGTGCCGTCATCTCCACAAACGGCACATTAATAGACAAAAAAGTGGCTAAGGTGCTGAAGGAAATCGGTCTTTCCTATGTTGGCGTTTCACTTGATGGCATGCGGGAGACCAATGATAAATTCAGGGGCATGAAAGGTGCGTTTGATCTTGCACTGGAAGGGATGCGCAACTGCCTTGCGGAAGGCATAAAAGTGGGCTTGCGCTTCACCATCAATAAGAAAAACGTTAAAGATATACCTGCCATATTTGACCTGCTTGAAAAAGAGAACATTCCCCGTGTCTGCTTCTATCACCTTGTGTATGCCGGGCGGGGCTCAAAACTGGTGGAGCAGGAGCTTTCACATGAGGAAAGCCGAAGAACGCTTGACCTTATAATGGACAGGACAAAGGCGCTGCATGACAGGGGCTTCCCGATCGAGGTGCTGACTGTTGACAACCACGCCGACGGTCCTTATGTTTATTTCCGCCTCCAAAAAGAAGACCCCAAGCGCGCGGCAGAGGTCTTTGAACTCCTCCAGATGAACAAAGGAAATTCAACAGGCATTGGCATAGCATGCGTATCGTGGGACGGCTCAGTCCATGCCGACCAGTTCTGGAGACATTACTCCTTCGGCAACGTCAAGGAGCGCAAGTTCAGCGAAATCTGGATGGACACAGAAGACAAACTTATGGCAGGTCTTAAGAACAGGAAACCGCTCATAAAAGCAAATGCAGATAGGTGTGCACGATGCAAATGGTTCGATATCTGCAACGGAAATTTCCGCGTGCGCGCTGAAGCAATATACGGCAATGTATGGGCTGACGACCCTGCCTGCTATCTGACAAAAGGGGAGATAGGTTACTACGAAACAGAGTAG
- a CDS encoding glutaredoxin family protein yields the protein MGILIYSTRNCPNCRVLKQFLANKNVPFTEVDMATPAALTELRMNGVFTMAAPVLQIGNKFHTYNELFVQDRINQSMLESLLNDVK from the coding sequence ATGGGCATCCTTATATATTCTACCAGAAACTGTCCGAATTGCAGGGTACTGAAGCAGTTTCTGGCAAACAAAAATGTACCATTTACTGAGGTAGATATGGCTACCCCGGCAGCACTTACTGAGCTGCGCATGAATGGAGTATTCACCATGGCTGCGCCGGTGCTGCAAATAGGCAATAAATTCCATACATACAACGAGCTGTTTGTGCAGGACAGGATCAACCAGAGCATGCTGGAATCCCTCCTTAACGATGTCAAGTAG
- a CDS encoding PrsW family glutamic-type intramembrane protease → MAENDKVIISIHKPGLREKLFFCFSGIIVSIPITLYVNVFSSHACFFLPAFSALCSTVLFTPFIEEFAKVYPLFYRHGETEKSIFTLGFLTGLGFGITEFVLYVFVEGAPVSVRLPAIFFHASSTSITAFGIATKRPASFYLIAVALHLLNNFSASTEFFWPGVFAALIITYFLSWYLYRKTSERIVN, encoded by the coding sequence ATGGCAGAAAATGACAAAGTTATAATATCCATCCATAAACCTGGATTGAGAGAAAAACTTTTCTTTTGCTTTTCCGGAATAATTGTCAGTATTCCTATTACTCTCTATGTCAATGTTTTCTCAAGCCATGCATGCTTTTTTTTGCCGGCATTTTCTGCGTTATGTTCGACTGTTCTCTTTACGCCTTTTATTGAGGAATTTGCAAAAGTTTACCCTCTTTTCTATCGCCATGGTGAGACTGAAAAATCAATTTTTACCCTCGGTTTTTTGACCGGTCTGGGATTCGGCATTACTGAATTTGTACTCTATGTTTTTGTAGAGGGAGCCCCGGTATCAGTTAGATTACCTGCCATTTTCTTTCACGCATCAAGCACTTCGATTACCGCCTTTGGCATCGCAACAAAACGACCGGCTTCATTCTATCTGATTGCTGTAGCACTGCATTTATTGAATAACTTTTCCGCCTCCACCGAGTTTTTCTGGCCAGGCGTGTTCGCGGCTTTAATAATCACCTATTTCCTTTCATGGTATCTATACCGCAAAACTTCAGAAAGAATCGTGAACTAG
- a CDS encoding molybdopterin synthase: protein MRIISVVGYKKSGKTTLVENLDKPDTDTGKHADAGADVVVAVTPNELVKFSRDNNLTSALDELANSGMDFAVVEGFKDSKLPKIGLGEVEAPDIIKRLDNPESADIEELVNVILKQPEYHTLDSLIHKLRRSKDIEKAGAIGTFTGIVRAVTDEARTEFLEFEGYEELARQKIDEICAQLKQKEGIIKVAIHHKTGIVQAGEDIVYIVVAASHREQLFPVLREAIERLKVEIPIWKKEHTLEGEWWVHDEEKK, encoded by the coding sequence ATGCGAATCATCTCGGTCGTGGGTTATAAAAAATCAGGGAAAACTACGTTGGTTGAGAACCTGGACAAACCTGACACCGATACCGGAAAACATGCCGACGCAGGCGCCGATGTCGTTGTGGCTGTTACCCCGAATGAACTTGTGAAATTCTCACGCGACAATAATCTTACAAGTGCTTTAGATGAGCTTGCAAATTCAGGAATGGATTTTGCAGTGGTTGAAGGATTCAAGGACAGCAAACTCCCTAAAATAGGGCTTGGCGAGGTTGAGGCTCCTGATATTATTAAAAGACTGGATAACCCGGAAAGCGCTGATATTGAAGAACTTGTTAATGTTATCCTGAAGCAGCCTGAATATCATACTCTGGATTCGCTCATCCATAAGCTTCGAAGATCAAAGGATATTGAAAAAGCAGGAGCTATCGGAACATTCACAGGGATTGTAAGAGCTGTAACAGATGAAGCCCGCACAGAGTTTCTCGAATTCGAGGGTTATGAAGAGCTTGCGAGACAGAAAATAGATGAGATATGCGCGCAGCTAAAACAAAAAGAAGGCATCATCAAGGTGGCGATTCATCACAAAACCGGCATCGTCCAGGCTGGCGAGGACATTGTCTATATCGTCGTGGCAGCCAGCCACAGGGAACAGCTTTTCCCGGTGCTGCGGGAAGCTATTGAACGTTTGAAGGTTGAGATTCCTATATGGAAGAAAGAGCACACGTTAGAGGGCGAGTGGTGGGTGCATGATGAGGAAAAGAAATAA
- a CDS encoding type II toxin-antitoxin system HicB family antitoxin has product MSEAMINIKIEKLDEGSYLATSDTLQGLIAQGRTISETIEIAQDVAKKLIESYIEHGDPLPFEIKEKKSFTINTTVPVSVNA; this is encoded by the coding sequence ATGTCAGAAGCCATGATAAATATTAAGATTGAAAAGCTTGATGAGGGGAGCTATCTTGCTACAAGTGATACGTTACAGGGATTAATCGCACAGGGGAGAACAATCTCAGAGACCATTGAGATTGCACAGGATGTTGCTAAAAAATTGATTGAGTCGTACATAGAACATGGGGATCCGCTTCCATTTGAAATCAAAGAAAAAAAGAGTTTTACAATTAACACCACTGTTCCTGTTAGTGTAAATGCATGA
- a CDS encoding YkgJ family cysteine cluster protein, producing the protein MRMEGGALDCDIKLCDSLCCRNCAVLTQEEVAELIAKVRKEYALELSPRKYFRQAKGEHGIYFAVKMIKGKCIFLNKEKRCRIYRCRPALCELYPVIDVEAVDERCPIVNKLTQEKLEALKKRYETEVDERIKQEQTFRFI; encoded by the coding sequence ATGAGAATGGAGGGCGGCGCTCTGGATTGCGATATTAAACTCTGCGATTCCCTGTGCTGCCGCAACTGTGCTGTCCTGACACAAGAAGAAGTAGCAGAGTTGATAGCAAAAGTCAGGAAAGAGTACGCACTTGAACTTTCGCCGAGAAAATATTTCAGGCAGGCAAAGGGCGAGCATGGGATATACTTTGCAGTAAAGATGATTAAAGGCAAGTGCATATTTTTGAATAAGGAGAAACGATGCCGCATATACAGATGCCGTCCTGCGTTATGTGAGTTGTACCCGGTTATTGATGTGGAGGCTGTGGATGAGCGCTGCCCGATTGTGAATAAACTGACGCAGGAGAAGCTTGAGGCTCTAAAGAAGCGATACGAAACTGAAGTGGATGAAAGGATAAAACAGGAGCAGACTTTCAGGTTTATTTGA
- a CDS encoding winged helix-turn-helix domain-containing protein: MMRKRNNMSLEKLFTGSATAKILDVLWEYQDIDLTLTDIADEAGIHYTTLMKALPLLEELGLVTMTRQGGNAKLYQINRDDAVVKRLVKFLNALNIRIAELQVSKQKINIPEKEMVLA; encoded by the coding sequence ATGATGAGGAAAAGAAATAACATGTCCCTCGAAAAACTCTTCACAGGCTCTGCAACAGCCAAAATACTTGATGTCCTCTGGGAATACCAGGACATAGACCTAACGCTCACCGACATAGCGGATGAGGCAGGCATCCATTACACAACGCTCATGAAGGCACTGCCACTGCTGGAAGAACTCGGGTTGGTCACAATGACACGGCAGGGAGGGAATGCCAAGTTATATCAGATCAACAGAGACGATGCTGTGGTAAAGAGGCTTGTCAAATTCCTTAATGCGCTGAATATAAGAATCGCAGAGCTTCAGGTTTCTAAACAGAAAATAAACATTCCCGAAAAAGAAATGGTTCTTGCGTAG
- the argS gene encoding arginine--tRNA ligase, with the protein MFLRFKDEVSSLLSNAAAKAGFETNDMALSESPHADISSSVAFKLAPKYKRSPKEICEKIYKNFKIPPDSYIDRAEITGPYINFFVSRIFLNETLLRVLLERENFGNLNNKGKVILEHTSANPDGPLHIGHIRNSVIGDTLARILKRAGFDVETQYYINDMGRQIAVVVWGLSNFKFDKTRKKDHAIAEVYINANKSLVDEKEHSPEVDSIMKKYESGESTTIKKFKDAIDTAMQGIKESLQRMNIHHDKFIWESQFVRAGDVNRIIDSIKQNERAEVRDGALMVDLNDMGIQKLLVIQRSDGTSLYTTRDLAYHEWKAAQCDRMIDILGADHKLISSQLKAMLRILGIEEPEIVIFEFVSLPEGSMSTRRGVFISADELLDEVEKAAYMEVSKKRPDTDEEFKKKVAAFVSIGAVRYDIVRVSPEKATTFDWADAVDFEKQGAPFIQYAHARACSILKNAQDEGIAYENFDTNLLLEEQEIALIKRLAGFENAIDIAARELKPNLLAIYARELADAFNQFYRYVPVLAAEAEFRAARLALVDCSRIVLANALDTLGIFAPESM; encoded by the coding sequence ATGTTCCTGAGATTCAAGGATGAAGTTTCATCGCTATTATCCAATGCAGCAGCAAAGGCGGGATTTGAAACAAACGACATGGCTTTGAGCGAATCCCCTCATGCAGATATCTCCTCCTCTGTGGCGTTTAAGTTAGCCCCAAAATATAAGCGAAGCCCAAAAGAGATATGTGAAAAGATATATAAGAACTTCAAAATACCGCCTGACTCTTATATAGATCGGGCAGAAATTACAGGACCTTACATCAACTTTTTTGTAAGCCGCATCTTCTTAAACGAAACTCTGCTGCGTGTCTTACTTGAAAGAGAGAATTTTGGAAATCTGAATAACAAAGGAAAAGTAATCCTCGAGCATACATCGGCAAACCCCGACGGTCCGTTGCATATCGGTCACATAAGAAACTCGGTAATAGGGGATACCCTTGCCAGGATATTGAAGCGTGCCGGCTTCGATGTTGAGACGCAGTATTATATAAACGATATGGGACGGCAGATTGCAGTAGTTGTATGGGGGCTTTCGAACTTCAAGTTCGACAAAACCAGGAAAAAAGACCATGCAATCGCAGAGGTGTATATCAATGCCAACAAATCGCTCGTGGATGAAAAAGAGCACTCTCCAGAAGTGGATAGCATCATGAAAAAATATGAGAGTGGCGAATCAACGACCATCAAAAAATTCAAGGATGCCATAGATACCGCCATGCAGGGGATAAAAGAATCCCTTCAGCGCATGAATATACACCATGATAAATTCATCTGGGAGTCCCAGTTCGTGCGCGCTGGCGATGTCAACAGGATTATAGACAGCATAAAACAAAATGAGCGTGCTGAAGTGAGGGATGGAGCGCTCATGGTTGACTTAAATGATATGGGAATTCAGAAACTCCTGGTGATACAGCGCTCGGATGGCACGTCCCTCTACACAACCCGCGACCTTGCATACCATGAATGGAAAGCCGCGCAGTGCGACAGGATGATTGATATTCTCGGAGCTGACCACAAGCTCATTTCATCGCAATTAAAAGCAATGCTTAGAATTCTCGGCATAGAGGAGCCGGAAATCGTGATTTTTGAATTCGTCTCATTACCAGAAGGCTCTATGAGTACAAGGCGCGGGGTTTTTATTTCGGCTGACGAATTGCTGGACGAGGTTGAAAAAGCTGCATACATGGAGGTAAGTAAAAAGCGTCCTGATACAGATGAGGAATTTAAAAAGAAAGTGGCAGCTTTTGTAAGCATAGGGGCAGTGAGGTATGATATTGTCCGTGTCTCTCCTGAAAAAGCAACTACCTTTGACTGGGCTGACGCCGTGGACTTTGAAAAGCAGGGCGCGCCGTTCATACAGTATGCACATGCAAGAGCGTGCAGTATCCTTAAGAATGCTCAGGACGAGGGGATTGCCTATGAAAATTTCGATACCAATCTCCTCCTTGAGGAACAGGAAATTGCGCTTATAAAAAGGCTTGCAGGTTTTGAAAATGCAATCGATATCGCAGCAAGGGAGTTAAAACCCAATCTCCTTGCTATCTATGCAAGGGAACTTGCTGATGCCTTCAACCAGTTTTACAGGTATGTACCCGTGCTTGCAGCCGAAGCTGAATTCAGGGCGGCGAGGCTGGCACTTGTCGACTGCTCCAGAATAGTGCTTGCAAATGCTCTTGATACCCTTGGGATTTTTGCCCCTGAATCCATGTAG
- the nrdD gene encoding anaerobic ribonucleoside-triphosphate reductase, which translates to MGKYIEVQILNLIEEHKEELLEAFLREKGQFANKKIQTTKEVETIQKTLGGSLVSAIPKVRTTDGHLMDWDRNTIVKQLLKETKLSEQFHGNAAITEEEAREIAKETEKRIKGMGVKFLSGPLVRELVNIILLERGHTEWRNISTRVGTPVYDAYKIDMGTGFEARDNANLQENAETSHKKKADKMSKEQYLLMLPPRLADAHLNGDIHIHDLEYLGTRAFCQDWDLRYFFYYGLMPDGSGTKASVAGPAKKAEVAILHAVKALGSAQTNFAGGQGFYNFLTFLAPYFEGMGYNEIEQLMQMFVYEMTQMMVARGGQLVFSSVQLSPGVPLLWKDKPVVYKGKIWDGEQAPKRTYGEFEREVRLSFEALMNVMLKGDYWGKPFNFPKPEISIEPDFMVEDEEFNRSHPEFLSYYELYTKAFELAAKFGTPYFDNQLPEYRGAGKGISCYQCCAYNFSSSHEKDSEFEDKLYFREGKHFSMGAWQVVSLNCPRAAYNANRNDEALFSELKKMMDMCVDLFKVKKQWMDIVIKNNRMPFVTQRPKDPMTLQHGEIAVDTRGLVYTIGVVGINEMVQHHTGKQVYESEDARRLAIRAMFEMKFYAKELSEKHGMEIALARTPAETTAQRFAVSDLLHKEYRKCAEPIIKGNVPEALARIHETRDLPVYYTNGTHVPPGADISLPQRIKLEETFFPIVDGGNILHIWLGEAAPDAHGLMEFAMNIAKNTQVGYFAFTKDMTVCMDDFHVASGLLDECPNCESDNVEHLSRVTGYVQAVSGWNEGKKQELKDRKRYGVGVGGAM; encoded by the coding sequence ATGGGTAAATATATTGAAGTTCAAATATTGAATCTTATAGAGGAACATAAAGAGGAGCTTTTAGAGGCGTTTCTGCGAGAAAAAGGGCAATTCGCAAATAAAAAAATCCAGACAACAAAAGAAGTCGAGACCATCCAGAAAACGCTCGGCGGCTCTTTAGTCTCTGCCATACCCAAGGTCAGAACAACCGACGGTCACCTGATGGACTGGGACAGGAACACCATCGTCAAGCAGCTTCTAAAAGAGACAAAACTCAGCGAGCAGTTCCACGGAAATGCAGCAATTACAGAAGAGGAAGCCAGGGAAATAGCAAAGGAAACCGAGAAAAGAATAAAGGGCATGGGCGTAAAATTCCTCTCGGGTCCATTAGTACGCGAACTGGTCAATATTATACTTCTTGAACGCGGGCACACCGAATGGCGCAACATCTCAACACGCGTGGGTACGCCTGTTTACGATGCCTACAAAATCGATATGGGTACGGGTTTTGAGGCAAGGGACAATGCAAACCTCCAGGAGAACGCTGAAACAAGCCATAAAAAGAAAGCTGATAAGATGAGCAAGGAGCAGTACCTTCTGATGCTGCCGCCAAGACTTGCGGATGCGCATCTTAACGGGGATATCCATATCCACGACCTTGAATATCTCGGGACGCGCGCATTCTGCCAGGACTGGGATCTCCGGTACTTCTTTTATTACGGGCTCATGCCTGACGGAAGCGGCACGAAGGCAAGTGTGGCTGGACCTGCAAAGAAAGCCGAGGTGGCGATACTCCATGCCGTGAAAGCTCTTGGAAGCGCGCAGACCAACTTTGCAGGCGGACAGGGATTCTATAATTTCCTCACCTTCCTGGCGCCTTACTTTGAGGGCATGGGCTACAACGAAATCGAGCAGCTCATGCAGATGTTTGTTTACGAGATGACACAGATGATGGTGGCACGCGGGGGACAACTCGTTTTCTCCTCTGTCCAGCTCTCCCCCGGCGTCCCTTTACTCTGGAAGGATAAGCCTGTAGTCTATAAAGGCAAGATATGGGATGGGGAACAGGCGCCAAAGCGTACCTACGGAGAATTCGAGCGCGAGGTTCGCCTGTCTTTTGAGGCGCTGATGAACGTGATGCTCAAAGGCGATTACTGGGGAAAGCCTTTCAACTTCCCCAAACCCGAGATAAGCATAGAGCCAGATTTCATGGTGGAGGATGAGGAGTTCAACCGCTCGCATCCTGAGTTTTTAAGCTATTATGAACTGTATACCAAGGCTTTTGAACTCGCGGCTAAGTTCGGCACGCCCTATTTTGATAACCAGCTTCCCGAGTACCGGGGCGCTGGTAAAGGAATAAGCTGCTACCAGTGCTGTGCCTACAACTTCTCTTCCTCCCATGAGAAGGATTCCGAATTCGAGGACAAGCTGTATTTCAGGGAGGGGAAGCATTTCTCGATGGGAGCCTGGCAGGTGGTTTCGCTTAACTGCCCGCGCGCAGCGTACAATGCCAACAGGAACGACGAGGCGCTCTTTTCCGAATTGAAGAAAATGATGGATATGTGCGTGGATCTCTTCAAGGTGAAGAAGCAATGGATGGATATCGTTATCAAGAACAACAGGATGCCCTTCGTAACGCAAAGACCCAAGGATCCAATGACATTGCAGCACGGCGAGATTGCGGTTGATACCAGGGGGCTTGTGTACACCATAGGCGTGGTCGGGATTAACGAGATGGTGCAGCACCATACCGGAAAGCAGGTTTATGAGAGCGAGGACGCGCGTAGGCTTGCCATCCGCGCCATGTTCGAGATGAAGTTCTATGCGAAGGAGCTTTCGGAAAAGCACGGCATGGAGATTGCGCTTGCAAGAACGCCGGCAGAAACCACGGCGCAGAGGTTTGCGGTTTCCGATCTACTTCACAAGGAATACAGGAAGTGTGCAGAGCCAATCATCAAGGGCAACGTGCCTGAGGCGCTGGCGCGCATCCATGAGACGCGCGACCTGCCTGTTTATTACACCAACGGCACCCACGTTCCTCCGGGTGCCGACATCTCATTACCCCAGCGCATCAAGCTTGAGGAGACCTTCTTCCCTATCGTGGACGGGGGCAACATACTGCACATCTGGCTTGGCGAGGCTGCGCCCGACGCTCACGGATTGATGGAGTTTGCCATGAACATCGCGAAGAACACGCAGGTAGGGTATTTTGCCTTCACGAAGGACATGACTGTGTGCATGGATGATTTCCATGTGGCGTCAGGGCTTCTGGATGAGTGCCCCAACTGCGAGAGCGATAATGTGGAGCACCTGAGCAGGGTGACGGGGTATGTGCAGGCGGTCTCGGGGTGGAATGAGGGGAAGAAGCAGGAGCTGAAGGACAGGAAGAGGTACGGGGTGGGGGTGGGAGGGGCGATGTGA